A genomic segment from Actinomycetota bacterium encodes:
- a CDS encoding tyrosine-type recombinase/integrase: MHLYESGVPLPYIRDILGHADLSTTEIYARASTQAKRRALEAVYADVVTAAELAEWNQNPELLDWLTSL, from the coding sequence ATGCACCTCTACGAGTCCGGGGTTCCGCTGCCCTACATCCGCGACATCCTCGGCCACGCCGACCTGTCCACCACCGAGATCTACGCGCGGGCCTCCACCCAGGCCAAACGCAGAGCACTCGAAGCCGTCTACGCCGACGTCGTCACCGCCGCCGAGCTGGCCGAATGGAACCAGAACCCCGAACTGCTCGACTGGCTCACCAGCCTCTGA